The following coding sequences are from one Salvia hispanica cultivar TCC Black 2014 chromosome 3, UniMelb_Shisp_WGS_1.0, whole genome shotgun sequence window:
- the LOC125212723 gene encoding protein WHAT'S THIS FACTOR 1 homolog, chloroplastic codes for MVIFEYHRRLKWWSFCLYAPPYHPNLQRQFSLWSMKKDPDLESALSRNHRWMVNNQIKNIILRCPDQVTSINHIQKKFKSLDLQGKAPNWLKKYPCCFEVYRENNEYFCRLTKRMRFLVEEEESIKDSQELVFVERLAKLLMMSRNHRLNISKVNELKRNFGFPDDYLLRIVPKHADMFRVVNHTGKRSSMDIELISWNPDFAVSAVEKSAKKKGSEPAFSCLLPATWVKSWERFLEFNSTPYISPYADSSILAEGSVEMDKRNVALVHELLSMTLWKKLSISKLSHFKREFGFPEKLNVLLLKHPGIFYVSNKYKIYTVLLREAYNGSELIEKDPLVVVKNKFGELMQEGLHEYNRRHYLMNLEKKQKKGVTKVRPIGRSRDDDEKISEQNNQEGNLGGILDAEERKRFYKVLFGDDAK; via the coding sequence ATGGTGATTTTTGAATACCACAGAAGATTAAAATGGTGGAGTTTTTGTTTATACGCACCACCTTATCATCCCAACTTACAAAGACAATTTTCCCTTTGGTCAATGAAGAAAGATCCCGATCTTGAATCAGCCCTATCACGAAACCATAGGTGGATGGTGAATAATCAGATCAAAAACATAATCCTCAGGTGCCCTGATCAAGTCACGTCTATCAATCACATTCAGAAGAAGTTCAAGAGCCTCGACCTTCAGGGGAAGGCACCTAACTGGCTTAAGAAGTATCCTTGCTGCTTTGAGGTATATCGTGAGAACAACGAGTACTTTTGTCGATTGACAAAGCGTATGAGGTTTCTGGTTGAGGAGGAAGAATCAATTAAGGATTCGCAGGAGCTTGTATTTGTTGAGCGGCTAGCAAAGTTGTTGATGATGAGCAGAAACCATAGGCTAAACATTTCAAAGGTCAATGAGTTGAAAAGGAATTTCGGGTTTCCTGATGATTATTTGCTAAGGATTGTCCCGAAGCACGCTGACATGTTTCGGGTTGTGAACCATACTGGGAAGCGGAGTTCAATGGATATCGAGCTTATATCCTGGAATCCAGATTTTGCAGTTTCTGCTGTTGAGAAATCAGCTAAGAAGAAGGGTTCTGAGCCGGCCTTTTCATGTTTGTTGCCAGCTACATGGGTGAAGTCGTGGGAGAGGTTTCTAGAGTTCAACTCGACTCCCTATATTTCACCTTATGCAGACTCGAGCATTTTGGCAGAGGGATCAGTTGAAATGGATAAACGAAACGTGGCTTTAGTGCACGAATTGCTATCGATGACTTTGTGGAAGAAACTCTCCATTTCCAAATTAAGCCATTTTAAGAGAGAGTTTGGCTTTCCTGAGAaattgaatgttttgttgCTGAAGCATCCCGGTATTTTCTATGTCTCGAACAAATACAAGATTTACACTGTTCTTCTTAGGGAAGCATACAATGGTTCAGAATTGATAGAGAAGGATCCGCTTGTTGTGGTGAAGAATAAGTTTGGGGAGCTTATGCAGGAAGGCCTGCACGAGTACAACCGAAGGCACTACTTAATGAACTTAGAGAAGAAACAGAAAAAAGGGGTTACAAAAGTTAGGCCTATTGGTAGGAGTAGAGACGATGATGAAAAAATCTCTGAACAAAACAATCAAGAAGGTAATTTAGGTGGCATCCTTGATGCGGAAGAAAGGAAACGATTTTACAAAGTTTTGTTTGGTGATGATGCTAAATGA